The genomic interval GCGCAATTAGATTGGATTCATAAAAAATCTCCCGCTTACGAAAAGGCTCACCTACGCTACCCTATCGTTAGGATGCTTAATTAAGTATTCCTTTGGGAAAATCATTTTTATATTTTCATAAGATTTATCTAGGGCCTTTTGTGATTTTTCAAAATTAAGCCATTTTGCTTTTTTGATACCTTCCTTCTTTTGAGGTACGAGCGCTGCTGTAGAGCTTGTATGCATTTCAAACCAAAAAGTCTCCTTAAGACAAAACTTACCGTTACGTTTAAAAACGTGATAAGTTATTTTTAAGGGTTTTTTAATTGTAAGCCCGGCTACACCTGTCTCCTCCTCTACCTCTCGCAAAGCACAATCTTCTATGTCTTCCTTCTTTTCTATTTTGCCCTTTGGTAAATCCCAACGTCCGTTACGATGTATGAAAAGTATTTCCTTATTGTCGTTATAAACAAGGCCGCCGCCTGCAATTACAACTTTTAGTTTTTTTCGTAGTTGCCTAAAAAGTTCTTCTTCATCAGTGTGATACAAATTAATATATAATTGCTCACCCTTATAGAGTTTTTTGATCAATTTTTTGATCTTAACTGTTTCAATAGGTATTGATTTATAACGTTTCCCTATAAC from Dokdonia sp. Hel_I_53 carries:
- a CDS encoding NUDIX hydrolase — encoded protein: MYKVFVNDIPIILSTEKVIGKRYKSIPIETVKIKKLIKKLYKGEQLYINLYHTDEEELFRQLRKKLKVVIAGGGLVYNDNKEILFIHRNGRWDLPKGKIEKKEDIEDCALREVEEETGVAGLTIKKPLKITYHVFKRNGKFCLKETFWFEMHTSSTAALVPQKKEGIKKAKWLNFEKSQKALDKSYENIKMIFPKEYLIKHPNDRVA